Genomic DNA from Amycolatopsis alba DSM 44262:
CCCGAGCGGGATGGTGCACCGGAAGACCGCGCCGACCAGCGCGTCCCACAGATCGCCCGACCGGGCCCGCGCCACCGGGCCCGCCGCGAGCAGCACCTCCCGCAACCGGAAGCCGGTTGCGGTGAGCACGGCCGGGTCGATGACGTCGACCCGCGGTTCGGTGTCCAGCCGCCCGGCGACCCACTCCAGGCTGATCTCGTGCCCGCCGTCCGGCGACGGGGAGGCGACCACCAGCCACACCGACTCCGAAGACCACACCAGTCTCCGCAACCGCCCGTCGTCATCAACCCGCCAGCCAGGATGGTCGGCCATCACCCGCGGCCGCCGCCCCGCCCCATCCCGCCACTCACGAGCCGACGCCGTCCCAGCGGTCACCGGCCGACCCGGTTCCGCAACGTGGCCACGACCAGCTCGGCAGCCTGCCCCGTCATCGCGCACAGATCACCGCTGGCCACGGCATCGTCGACCAGGGAGACCCCCACCGCCACGTCGTCGGCCAACCCGCCCGTGACCGTGCAGACCGAGAGCCGCTCCTGCCTCGCCGCGACCGCGGGGAATCCCCCAACCCGCAACTCCCGCCACATCCGCTCCTCGCCAGGCGGACGTGAGGGGTAGACCGCGCTCAACCCTTGACGGTACTTCGTCGCGAAGGCCACCCTGACAACCCGCGCGGTCACCGGGTTCTCCCACAAGCACGCCGGTCCCCGCGACTCATCGCGGTCGATCTTCCCCCTGACCTCGGCGCCCAGCACCTGCCGAACCTGCGCGGGTGCGAGGGCCGTCGTGCACGGATCACCGGACAGCACCGAGAACGGCAGCGGATCCCGCACCGCTGGCGCACCCGCGTACGGCGGCACCAATGTCGTGGCCCCGATCGTCCGGGTCGTCGTCGGCGACGGCACAGGTGGCGACGGGTACGGGCCGCACCCGCCCAACATCACCGCGACCGCCGACAAGCACGCTCCCCACCGCAACGCGGGCCCGGACCGCAGGGTCATGCCGCCGCCTCGACGATGATGTCGCCGCTGACCAGACATCACCACGGACCCACGCAACACGAATTCCCCTCTACAGCCCCGAAAGGCCTGCTAGGACGCGGCGGAGTACCGCCGCGAGATCGCCTTCTTCAGAACCGGACTCGAACAGATCACCGCTGTGAGACACCACGTCACCATCAGCGCTGATCAACGCCGACGGCAGGATCACCATCGGTGTGAAGGTCAACGCAACGTGCCGGTCACGACGCCCGGCCAGGTACGCATCTGAATCGCACCGGTAGGTCGACAGTGGCCGGTCACGTACCTGCGCCCACCAAATCCGAGCACTTGCAGAGATAGAGCTGTCGGAGACAGCGGCCGACAGCCACGTCGTGGCGACTCTGTCAAGCTCGTCCAGACACCTGAAACAGTCCACCGGAGACGGTCGCGTACGAAACTGCGGTACGCCGCGACGCCCTCGGCTGACATGCTCAGCGCGAATAGATGCCGGCAGGCACAGCGGGAGAATGATCTGGCACTGGCGCGTTGCGTCGAGATCCAGCGCGTGCACGATGCTCGAATGAGCCGCTGACACACCGGTATTACCGCAGGACATCCCGCCGATGAGGCGGTGTCCATCGCAACCGACCAACGTCGTCCCGACCTGCGATTGCGGTGTCAATACTCAGATGGCGCTTCGCTTCTACCTGTTGAAGCGTGATGTGCCAAGCATCGGGCGACTTTCACTGTAATTCCTTCTCAATACGATGGGGGCGAATTGCCCTGGTAGGCACTGGACCTGCTCAGGCGATCCCCAGTCGAGGACTAGCCAGACCGAACTTCCACCGGCACATGATCTTGCGCTCCTTCAGCTAGCCCCACCAGGGCGCCCGCCCATCCGTAACCGGAAGCTCACCGGAAGCTTGCTACGCTTGACCAGTGGCAATGCGTGCATCAGGCTGACGGGAGGATCTTGATGAAAGAGCCACGGCGTGCGCTCGTCACTGATCGTGAGCGCGCAGGTCACACGCAGGAAAGCCTGGCCACCGCACTCGGCGTTGACGTAAAGACCGTCCGCAACTGGGAGAACGGAACCTACAAACCCAGAACTCCCGATCTCCATCGGCGCCTCGCAGAAGAACTGCGCATCACGCGCCGCCAACTTACCCTCCGCTTTGATCACACAGCCCACAACGAAATCGATCCCCCAGATCAACTTGCGGAACATCAGGCACGCCCGCCTCGCTTGGCGTCGGTCCTCGAAGAGGCGCTCGACAGCGAGGAAGCCGACCGGCTGTCCTACTCATTACACTGGCCAGAATCCGTCGACCACAGCACTCTGGACATCCTCCAAAGATGCCTTACATACATTAGACACGCAGAAGACGATACATCTTCATCTGCCGTGATTCCTGTCGTCGGCGAAGTTCAAAGGATTGCAAACAGCTTCGCTAATGCATCTCGCGCAAGCATCCGTCGCCACGCAACTGGACTATTGTCCGAGGTCGAACAGTATCGAGGCTGGCTGGCGATACCCAGCAGGGACTGGCACACAGCGCAGCGGCACCTCGATCGAGCAACAGTGGTAGCACTAGAATCGGATGACCCGCTCCGTTTGTCGACGGCGCTCAGCTTTTCCGCCTACTCAGCTTTGAGGCGATTCGATTTGAGTTCTGCGGATGCCCTCTCGGAGGCGGCACTACGAGATAAACGAGTGCATGCAGGTCTTCGTGCTTATGAGCTGTTTCAGCGAGCTGAGATTTTGGCGCGTTCGGCCTTGCGAAAAGCAAGCGTAGCTCTCCTTCTGTCCGCTGACGGTCTCGTTGAGCATTTGCCTGATGACACGGACCTTCCGTCTTCGGGCTATTGGTATACGCCGCCCTTCTTTCTTGGGCAAAAGGCGTTTGTGCTGCGCGCACTCGGAGACTATTCGGGTGCAAGACAGGCTGCGGTTGACTGTCTGGCCGAGATGCCACCGGACTGGTCTGAGTCAGAGTGGGCGGCGCGACGACGCGAACTTGCCGGCGCAGGGTGAGTCGCCATTGGTCAGCTCCGGCCAGAGCGATCCAAAGGGCGAATCGAAAGTTTGGTAGCCTTGACCTGCGGCGATGCGCGTCGCAGGGCGGCCGAGAGGACTTTGATGAAGACTCCACGGCGCGGCCTGATTGCTGATCGTGAGCGCGCAGGTCACACGCAGGAAAGCCTGGCTGCCGCACTCGGCGTTGACGTGAAGACCGTCCGCAACTGGGAGAACGGAACCTACAAACCCAGAACTCCCGATCTCCATCGGCGCCTCGCGAGTGAATTGCGCATCACTCGCCGCCAGCTCACCCTTCGCCTCGACCCTTCCGCCGCCAACGTGTCCGCCTCATCCGATCAACATCACGACG
This window encodes:
- a CDS encoding DUF3558 domain-containing protein, translating into MTLRSGPALRWGACLSAVAVMLGGCGPYPSPPVPSPTTTRTIGATTLVPPYAGAPAVRDPLPFSVLSGDPCTTALAPAQVRQVLGAEVRGKIDRDESRGPACLWENPVTARVVRVAFATKYRQGLSAVYPSRPPGEERMWRELRVGGFPAVAARQERLSVCTVTGGLADDVAVGVSLVDDAVASGDLCAMTGQAAELVVATLRNRVGR
- a CDS encoding helix-turn-helix transcriptional regulator, coding for MKEPRRALVTDRERAGHTQESLATALGVDVKTVRNWENGTYKPRTPDLHRRLAEELRITRRQLTLRFDHTAHNEIDPPDQLAEHQARPPRLASVLEEALDSEEADRLSYSLHWPESVDHSTLDILQRCLTYIRHAEDDTSSSAVIPVVGEVQRIANSFANASRASIRRHATGLLSEVEQYRGWLAIPSRDWHTAQRHLDRATVVALESDDPLRLSTALSFSAYSALRRFDLSSADALSEAALRDKRVHAGLRAYELFQRAEILARSALRKASVALLLSADGLVEHLPDDTDLPSSGYWYTPPFFLGQKAFVLRALGDYSGARQAAVDCLAEMPPDWSESEWAARRRELAGAG